One Jeotgalibaca porci genomic region harbors:
- a CDS encoding metal ABC transporter solute-binding protein, Zn/Mn family, with protein sequence MNLFKKIIPFMVLFLAACGTSNTEEGTTESLDVVTTFYPMYNFTENIVGTNGNVTALLGAGQDTHSYEPTPKDMAAIAEADVFVYSSEYMETWVPSVLETLSDSDVTVINASEGIPFYEDDDADHNHDHEEDHAHDHDDEEEHHEGDGHNHAVDPHVWLDPVYAKQMVETISATIQSVDSENKMAYQENTAAYVEQLEALDAEFQAAFQAADNRVFVVQHAAFGYLARRYDLTEVSISALTSNQEVSPAKLAEIGNFIKENDVEVIYYQDSGNNALATTLAKETDTELGVLSAVEGITKSDQEAGIDYLTIMHNNLEALKQTIN encoded by the coding sequence ATGAATCTCTTTAAGAAAATAATCCCTTTCATGGTGCTCTTTTTAGCAGCCTGTGGAACTTCAAACACGGAGGAAGGTACAACTGAAAGTTTGGATGTTGTGACAACTTTTTATCCGATGTATAATTTTACCGAAAATATCGTGGGAACGAACGGAAACGTAACGGCTTTGTTGGGTGCCGGACAAGATACCCACAGCTACGAACCGACACCGAAAGATATGGCGGCGATTGCGGAAGCAGATGTATTTGTTTATAGCAGTGAATATATGGAGACATGGGTTCCATCCGTTTTAGAAACATTGTCCGATAGTGATGTGACAGTTATTAATGCTTCTGAAGGTATTCCATTTTATGAAGATGACGATGCGGACCATAATCACGACCATGAAGAAGACCATGCCCACGACCATGATGACGAAGAAGAACATCATGAAGGCGATGGCCACAACCATGCTGTCGATCCACATGTATGGCTGGACCCTGTGTATGCAAAGCAAATGGTTGAAACCATTTCAGCGACCATTCAATCCGTTGATTCAGAAAATAAAATGGCTTATCAAGAAAATACAGCTGCTTATGTAGAACAATTGGAAGCATTGGATGCAGAATTTCAAGCGGCATTCCAAGCTGCTGATAATCGGGTTTTCGTTGTGCAACATGCAGCGTTTGGTTATTTAGCAAGACGCTATGACTTAACCGAAGTATCTATCTCAGCATTGACATCGAATCAAGAAGTCAGCCCAGCTAAGCTTGCGGAGATTGGAAACTTTATAAAAGAAAATGATGTAGAAGTGATTTACTATCAGGACTCCGGTAATAATGCTTTAGCAACAACGCTAGCTAAAGAAACAGATACTGAATTAGGTGTTTTAAGCGCGGTTGAAGGCATAACGAAAAGTGATCAAGAAGCAGGTATTGACTATTTGACAATCATGCATAATAATTTGGAAGCATTGAAACAAACAATTAACTAA
- the mfd gene encoding transcription-repair coupling factor: MRDIENYLQQSPAIQKIIEQTRYEGNQLVTGISSSSRNLLTSIVYRNIKSPIVVWAANLLQATQIYEDLTQISDDIPVFLFPVEESLAVELAFSSPEFRSQRVEAMHFLTTGQKGIVIIPTAGFKKLLSPVSVWKQHNLHFTVGEEIDYEGLPEKLVAMGYIRESMVAAPGEFSIRGDIVDIYALNEENPIRISLFDAEVDRMAFFEPATQKSFENPITEVLVLPAQDTVFPPSTITIRSEEINKVINKRIKSVKDETVKQRLTTHFTDFIEKLELGELPENPRMYTSLLFEEETTIMDYIPGNALLIMDEYGRTLESDKNQEMEAADWQASKQYDGIILPKQKMMAEVREIVKKSHHNKLFYSLFQKGLGNIRFIDIHNLQYRGIVQFFSQMNMVKIEMERWLRQGMTVFTLVPDSERAEKVHQTFADFQIESIIKGHDAVTPGHVNIVVGGMASGFEMPMEKVVFITEKELFNKTKKKQPRRQKMSNAERLKSYTELSPGDYVVHVNHGIGKYTGMETIVVDKAHQDYISIVYQDGAKLFIPVTQLHLVQKYVSSESKTPKINKLGGTEWTKTKNKVAAKVEDMADDLIELYAKRESERGYAYPPDTVDQVEFENRFPFTETEDQLRSAQEIKKDMEKIKPMDRLLVGDVGYGKTEVAMRAIFKAVIEGKQAAFLVPTTILAQQHYESLMQRFDDLPFEIGLLSRFRTKKQQEETINGIRKGSVDIVIGTHRLLSKDVKFLDLGLLVVDEEQRFGVKHKESLKQLKASVDVLTLTATPIPRTLHMSMLGVRDLSVIETPPANRYPVQTYVMEQNSGAVKDGIEREMARGGQTFYVYNRVETIERKADEIRLLVPDARVGVAHGQMTEVQLENIMMDFVEGNYDVLVTTTIIETGVDIPNANTLFIENSDYMGLSQLYQLRGRVGRTNRIAYAYFMYQPNKTLSEISEKRLKAVKEFTELGSGFKIAMRDLAIRGAGNLLGAQQHGFIDSVGFDLYSEMLSEAVERKRGVGTQRKRVNIEIDLGVDAYIPAAYISDERQKIDFYKRIQKISSEENAFDILDDFEDRFGVIPEEVTQLTQVGLIKHVAELAQAEAIKRQGDTVIVTFNPEGTNRLQGAAVFEALSSIPLRAQVNMKNGKLAVSLQIGKTETQAWMDHIKIFLSACEDEKVTADEK; this comes from the coding sequence ATGAGAGATATAGAAAATTATCTGCAGCAGTCGCCTGCCATTCAAAAGATAATTGAGCAAACGCGTTATGAAGGTAACCAACTTGTTACGGGTATTAGCAGTTCATCCCGAAACCTGTTGACTTCAATTGTTTACCGCAATATTAAGAGTCCCATTGTTGTATGGGCAGCGAACTTATTGCAAGCAACCCAAATCTATGAAGATTTGACCCAAATTTCAGACGACATTCCCGTTTTTCTTTTTCCGGTAGAAGAATCTTTGGCTGTAGAATTAGCCTTTTCTTCGCCAGAATTCCGGAGTCAACGTGTCGAGGCCATGCATTTTCTAACGACCGGACAAAAAGGAATCGTCATTATCCCAACAGCCGGATTCAAAAAGCTCCTTTCTCCGGTATCAGTATGGAAGCAACATAATCTCCATTTTACCGTTGGCGAAGAAATAGACTATGAGGGCTTACCTGAGAAACTAGTCGCAATGGGGTACATCCGTGAATCGATGGTCGCTGCACCGGGGGAATTTAGTATCCGCGGTGATATCGTGGATATTTACGCACTGAACGAAGAAAATCCGATTCGTATATCGCTATTTGATGCAGAAGTGGATCGGATGGCCTTCTTCGAACCAGCCACTCAGAAATCATTTGAAAATCCGATTACCGAAGTACTGGTATTACCCGCGCAAGATACCGTCTTCCCGCCGTCTACCATCACTATTCGTAGCGAAGAAATAAACAAAGTTATTAACAAGCGAATTAAATCCGTCAAAGATGAAACTGTCAAGCAACGTCTGACAACGCACTTCACCGATTTTATTGAAAAGTTAGAGCTTGGTGAACTGCCGGAAAATCCACGGATGTACACATCTCTTCTCTTTGAAGAAGAAACGACTATTATGGACTACATCCCGGGAAATGCACTCCTGATTATGGATGAATATGGCCGAACGCTTGAATCCGACAAAAACCAGGAAATGGAAGCAGCGGATTGGCAGGCGAGTAAGCAATACGATGGTATCATCCTGCCAAAACAAAAAATGATGGCTGAAGTACGAGAGATTGTCAAAAAGAGCCACCATAATAAATTATTCTATTCTCTCTTTCAAAAAGGGTTGGGAAATATCCGCTTCATCGACATTCATAACCTACAGTACCGCGGTATTGTGCAGTTCTTTAGTCAAATGAATATGGTGAAAATTGAGATGGAGCGTTGGTTGCGTCAAGGCATGACAGTCTTTACCCTTGTTCCAGATAGTGAACGTGCGGAAAAGGTTCATCAGACCTTTGCTGATTTCCAAATCGAGAGCATTATTAAAGGCCATGATGCGGTTACGCCGGGACACGTCAATATCGTCGTAGGCGGTATGGCCAGCGGTTTCGAGATGCCGATGGAAAAAGTGGTCTTTATTACGGAAAAAGAACTATTTAATAAAACGAAGAAAAAACAACCGCGTCGACAAAAAATGTCGAACGCTGAACGCCTGAAAAGTTATACTGAGCTATCACCGGGCGATTACGTGGTGCATGTTAATCACGGTATTGGGAAATATACTGGGATGGAAACGATTGTTGTAGACAAAGCTCATCAAGATTACATTTCTATCGTCTACCAAGATGGCGCGAAACTCTTTATTCCGGTTACACAGCTACACCTCGTTCAAAAATATGTGTCATCTGAATCAAAAACACCGAAGATAAACAAATTGGGTGGAACAGAGTGGACGAAGACCAAGAATAAAGTAGCAGCAAAAGTTGAAGACATGGCAGACGATTTAATTGAATTGTATGCCAAGCGTGAGTCCGAAAGAGGATATGCGTATCCGCCAGATACGGTGGATCAAGTTGAATTCGAGAACCGCTTCCCGTTTACAGAGACAGAAGATCAACTGCGTAGTGCCCAAGAAATTAAGAAAGACATGGAAAAAATCAAACCAATGGATCGCTTGTTAGTTGGGGATGTTGGTTACGGTAAAACAGAAGTAGCGATGCGGGCGATATTTAAAGCCGTGATTGAAGGCAAGCAAGCCGCGTTCCTCGTACCGACAACGATTCTCGCGCAACAGCATTATGAATCCTTGATGCAGCGGTTTGATGATTTGCCGTTTGAGATTGGCTTGTTGAGTCGTTTTAGAACGAAGAAACAACAAGAAGAAACCATTAACGGAATCCGTAAAGGGAGCGTGGATATTGTGATTGGTACCCACCGTTTACTTTCTAAAGATGTGAAGTTCCTGGATCTCGGCTTACTGGTCGTGGATGAAGAGCAACGCTTTGGGGTAAAACATAAGGAATCCTTGAAACAATTGAAGGCTTCGGTTGATGTGTTGACCTTAACGGCGACGCCGATTCCAAGAACGTTGCATATGTCGATGTTGGGTGTGCGTGACCTGTCTGTCATTGAGACGCCGCCTGCTAACCGTTATCCGGTCCAAACGTATGTGATGGAGCAAAATAGCGGTGCTGTGAAGGACGGAATCGAGCGGGAAATGGCACGTGGCGGTCAAACGTTCTACGTCTATAACCGTGTGGAAACCATTGAGCGGAAAGCCGATGAAATCCGCTTGTTAGTACCCGATGCCCGCGTTGGCGTGGCCCATGGTCAAATGACAGAAGTTCAATTGGAGAATATTATGATGGATTTCGTCGAAGGCAACTATGACGTGTTAGTAACAACAACCATCATAGAGACGGGTGTAGATATCCCTAACGCGAATACACTCTTTATTGAAAATTCTGATTACATGGGACTCTCTCAATTGTATCAATTACGTGGCCGGGTCGGACGTACGAACCGGATTGCGTATGCTTATTTCATGTATCAACCTAATAAAACCTTAAGTGAAATTAGTGAGAAACGCTTGAAAGCTGTTAAAGAATTTACGGAATTGGGTTCTGGATTCAAGATTGCGATGCGTGATTTAGCGATTCGTGGAGCCGGAAACTTACTGGGCGCCCAACAACATGGGTTTATCGATTCAGTCGGTTTTGATTTATATTCTGAAATGCTAAGTGAAGCGGTTGAACGCAAGCGTGGCGTTGGTACACAACGTAAACGTGTGAACATTGAGATTGATTTAGGTGTGGATGCGTACATCCCGGCAGCTTACATTTCCGATGAGAGACAAAAGATTGATTTCTATAAACGGATTCAAAAAATTTCGAGTGAAGAAAATGCATTTGATATTCTGGATGATTTCGAAGATCGTTTTGGTGTGATTCCGGAAGAAGTAACGCAGTTGACGCAAGTCGGTCTCATTAAACACGTGGCTGAACTGGCTCAAGCAGAAGCGATTAAGCGTCAAGGCGATACGGTTATAGTTACGTTTAACCCAGAAGGAACGAACCGTCTGCAAGGCGCGGCCGTCTTCGAAGCGTTGAGCAGCATCCCATTGCGTGCGCAAGTAAATATGAAAAATGGCAAGTTGGCCGTTTCATTGCAAATCGGGAAAACGGAAACGCAGGCCTGGATGGATCACATTAAGATTTTCCTTTCCGCCTGTGAAGATGAGAAGGTAACTGCAGATGAAAAATGA
- the purR gene encoding pur operon repressor: MKIKRSDRLVDMTHYLLTHPHTLVSLTHFSKKYDSAKSSISEDLTIIKRAFEDNGFGIVETLPGAAGGVRYIPAVDEKAANHFIEDICRKMDSKERILPGGYVYLSDLLGDPQVLNHVGRMIASQYKEKNVTAVMTVATKGVPIAQAVATYLNVPFVIVRRDSKVTEGSTVSINYVSGSSDRVEKMELSKRSLPSGSRVLIVDDFMKGGGTVNGMKSIIEEFDSEIAGVTVFAEAAYTAKETEDYTSLIRVNEVDMRNRTMSVGPGSYFD; encoded by the coding sequence ATGAAAATTAAACGTAGCGACCGTTTGGTAGATATGACACACTATTTATTGACTCACCCACATACACTGGTCTCTTTGACTCATTTTTCTAAAAAATATGATTCAGCAAAGTCTTCTATCAGTGAGGATTTAACTATCATCAAACGCGCTTTTGAAGACAACGGGTTTGGAATCGTCGAAACGTTGCCAGGAGCTGCTGGCGGAGTAAGGTACATTCCGGCTGTTGACGAAAAAGCGGCTAATCATTTTATTGAAGATATTTGTCGTAAGATGGATTCGAAAGAACGCATTTTGCCTGGTGGCTATGTATATCTTTCGGATTTGCTGGGCGATCCACAGGTTTTAAATCATGTGGGCCGAATGATTGCTTCCCAATATAAAGAAAAAAATGTAACGGCAGTTATGACTGTCGCTACGAAAGGTGTTCCGATTGCACAGGCAGTAGCAACGTATTTGAATGTTCCTTTTGTTATTGTGCGTCGTGATTCAAAAGTCACAGAAGGTTCAACCGTAAGTATTAACTATGTATCTGGATCTTCCGACCGCGTAGAAAAAATGGAGCTGTCCAAACGCAGTCTGCCAAGTGGCTCACGCGTCCTCATCGTGGATGATTTCATGAAGGGCGGCGGTACCGTCAACGGTATGAAGAGCATAATCGAGGAATTCGATTCTGAAATTGCCGGCGTAACCGTCTTCGCTGAAGCAGCTTACACGGCCAAAGAAACAGAAGATTACACGTCACTTATCCGAGTGAACGAAGTAGACATGCGTAATCGTACGATGTCAGTTGGACCCGGTAGTTATTTTGATTAA
- the glmU gene encoding bifunctional UDP-N-acetylglucosamine diphosphorylase/glucosamine-1-phosphate N-acetyltransferase GlmU translates to MANRFAVVLAAGQGTRMKSKLYKVLHKVCGKAMVEHVIDQVEEAGFDHVVTIVGHGADSVKQVIGERSEYVLQAEQLGTGHAVLQAQEALGGKAGTTLVICGDTPLLTSETLAALVKHHESESAKATILTAHADNPFGYGRIIRNTEDFVEKIVEQKDASEAEAAVQEINTGTYVFDNEALFEVLSLVKNDNSQGEYYLPDVIEILKKQGEIVAAYQMADMAEALGVNDRVALAEASTKMKKRINEKQMRNGVTLLDPDNTYIESTVVIGSDTIVEPGVVLKGNTVIGEDCFIGANSEIRDSKIGNRVRVTSSNIEEATMADDSNIGPFSHLRPNSVVGEKVHIGNFVEIKNSSLGNDTKVGHLTYVGDADLGENINVGCGTVFVNYDGQKKHRATIGDNSFIGCNVNVIAPVTVGKNAFLAAGSTITKNVPDEAMGIARCRQENKDGYWGKLPPSRK, encoded by the coding sequence ATGGCTAATCGTTTTGCAGTTGTTCTTGCTGCCGGTCAAGGTACAAGAATGAAAAGTAAGTTATACAAAGTACTCCACAAAGTTTGCGGTAAAGCAATGGTGGAACACGTTATTGATCAAGTAGAAGAAGCTGGATTTGATCACGTCGTAACAATCGTAGGACATGGTGCGGATTCTGTTAAGCAAGTAATCGGAGAGCGTTCTGAATATGTTCTGCAAGCAGAACAATTGGGAACAGGTCACGCGGTTTTGCAAGCACAAGAAGCACTGGGTGGTAAAGCAGGTACAACACTTGTAATCTGTGGCGATACGCCATTACTTACGAGTGAAACGTTGGCGGCTTTAGTAAAACATCACGAAAGTGAATCTGCAAAAGCAACCATTTTGACTGCTCATGCGGATAATCCATTTGGTTATGGACGTATTATTCGTAACACAGAAGATTTTGTAGAAAAAATTGTAGAACAAAAAGATGCATCAGAAGCAGAAGCGGCTGTACAAGAAATTAATACAGGTACATATGTTTTTGATAACGAAGCACTTTTTGAAGTGTTATCACTTGTCAAAAATGATAACTCCCAAGGTGAATATTACCTGCCGGACGTTATTGAAATTTTGAAAAAACAAGGTGAAATCGTAGCAGCATACCAAATGGCTGATATGGCAGAAGCATTGGGTGTAAACGACCGCGTTGCATTGGCGGAAGCAAGCACGAAAATGAAGAAACGTATCAACGAAAAACAAATGCGTAATGGTGTTACATTATTAGATCCAGATAATACTTACATCGAATCAACAGTTGTGATCGGTTCAGATACTATCGTCGAGCCTGGCGTTGTATTGAAAGGGAACACTGTAATTGGGGAAGACTGCTTCATCGGAGCAAATTCTGAAATCCGTGATTCAAAAATCGGCAACCGTGTACGTGTCACAAGTTCCAATATCGAAGAAGCTACCATGGCTGATGACAGTAATATCGGGCCATTCAGTCACTTACGTCCTAACAGTGTAGTGGGTGAAAAAGTTCATATCGGTAACTTTGTAGAAATCAAAAATTCTAGTTTAGGGAATGATACGAAAGTTGGACATTTGACTTACGTAGGTGACGCTGACTTGGGTGAAAACATCAATGTTGGCTGCGGAACTGTATTTGTAAACTATGACGGTCAAAAGAAACACCGTGCGACTATCGGTGACAACAGTTTTATCGGCTGTAACGTAAACGTGATTGCGCCGGTAACAGTTGGTAAAAATGCCTTCTTGGCAGCTGGATCAACGATTACAAAAAATGTTCCGGACGAAGCAATGGGTATTGCACGTTGCCGCCAAGAGAATAAAGATGGTTATTGGGGAAAATTACCACCATCAAGAAAATAA
- a CDS encoding metal ABC transporter ATP-binding protein: MDYITVDNLSFSYDDEPVLQDINFTVQPGEFVILTGENGAAKSTLLKSVLGLLKPQEGSAAISKTNTRGEKLMVGYAPQQISSFNIGFPSKVLEFVESGRYQNNRWFKRLDSEDHDHVKKALESVGMWDLRNKKIGELSGGQKQRIALARIFATDPDLFVLDEPTTGMDKESRERFYRLLRHNSRVHNKAILMVTHEHEDIKEYMDRQITLRRKEDSPWRCFSMDSCSGHSKHQH; encoded by the coding sequence GTGGACTATATTACAGTCGATAATTTATCGTTCTCGTATGACGATGAACCTGTTTTACAAGATATTAATTTTACAGTTCAGCCGGGAGAGTTTGTTATTTTGACGGGCGAGAATGGGGCAGCGAAATCGACATTGTTGAAAAGTGTTCTCGGCCTCCTCAAACCGCAAGAAGGCTCAGCTGCGATTTCTAAGACCAATACCCGTGGCGAAAAATTAATGGTAGGCTACGCTCCTCAACAAATCTCTTCATTTAATATTGGGTTCCCCAGTAAAGTGTTAGAGTTTGTTGAATCGGGTCGCTATCAAAACAATCGTTGGTTCAAGCGTTTGGATAGTGAAGATCATGATCACGTGAAAAAAGCGTTGGAATCTGTCGGCATGTGGGATTTGCGTAACAAGAAAATCGGAGAGCTTTCCGGTGGACAGAAGCAGCGGATCGCCTTGGCACGTATTTTCGCTACAGATCCGGATTTATTCGTATTGGATGAACCGACGACAGGGATGGATAAAGAATCGCGCGAGCGTTTCTACCGGTTACTGCGTCATAACTCACGGGTTCATAACAAAGCAATTTTGATGGTAACGCATGAACACGAAGATATTAAAGAATATATGGATCGTCAAATTACGTTGAGAAGAAAGGAGGATTCGCCGTGGAGATGTTTTTCTATGGATTCATGCAGCGGGCATTCCAAGCATCAACATTAA
- a CDS encoding ribose-phosphate diphosphokinase, protein MTTEHYKDPKLKIFSLSSNRPLAEKIAAEVGVELGIVSSTQFSDGEIKINIDESIRGAHVYIIQSTSFPVNDHLMELLIMIDALKRASAKTINVVIPYYGYARQDRKAQSREPITSKLVANMITDAGADRVLALDFHAPQIQGFFDIPVDHLLGAPLLANYFLDNEMLQNDIVVVSPDHGGVTRARKLAEFIHAPIAIIDKRRPKANVAEVMNIIGDVKGKKAILIDDMIDTAGTITLAAQALQDAGATAVYACCTHAVLSGPAIERLENSIIQEVIVTDSIQLPEEKMSPKIVQVSVSQLIAEAIKRIHENRSVSPLFQEKFTIID, encoded by the coding sequence ATGACTACAGAACACTACAAAGACCCGAAATTGAAAATTTTTTCTTTGAGCTCCAACCGTCCATTGGCAGAAAAAATTGCAGCCGAGGTTGGCGTAGAACTAGGAATTGTGTCTTCCACACAATTCAGTGATGGCGAAATTAAAATCAATATCGACGAAAGTATTCGTGGGGCACACGTATACATTATTCAATCAACAAGTTTCCCTGTAAACGACCATTTGATGGAATTGTTGATTATGATCGATGCTTTGAAACGTGCAAGTGCAAAAACGATTAACGTTGTAATCCCATATTATGGGTATGCACGCCAAGACCGTAAAGCACAATCACGTGAACCAATCACTTCTAAATTGGTTGCGAACATGATTACAGATGCAGGAGCTGACCGCGTGTTAGCACTAGATTTTCATGCACCACAAATTCAAGGATTCTTTGATATTCCTGTTGACCACTTGTTGGGTGCACCATTGTTGGCAAACTACTTCTTGGATAACGAAATGCTACAAAACGACATCGTTGTTGTATCACCAGACCATGGTGGGGTAACACGTGCACGTAAACTAGCTGAATTTATCCATGCTCCAATTGCTATTATTGACAAACGTCGTCCAAAAGCAAACGTTGCTGAGGTAATGAATATTATTGGTGACGTAAAAGGTAAGAAAGCAATCTTGATTGACGACATGATTGATACAGCTGGTACAATTACGCTGGCAGCTCAAGCTTTGCAAGATGCAGGTGCGACTGCTGTCTATGCTTGCTGTACGCATGCGGTTCTTTCAGGACCAGCTATCGAACGTTTGGAAAATTCTATCATTCAGGAAGTCATCGTAACAGATTCTATCCAATTGCCTGAAGAAAAAATGAGTCCAAAAATTGTACAAGTATCCGTATCCCAATTAATTGCTGAAGCAATCAAACGGATCCACGAAAACCGTTCTGTAAGTCCATTATTCCAAGAAAAATTCACAATAATCGATTAA
- a CDS encoding metal ABC transporter permease → MEMFFYGFMQRAFQASTLIALIAPILGLTLILRRQSLLADTLSHVSLAGIALGFLIGVNPTLTTVLVVILVAIGIEYLQDVFRGYSEISIAILMSTGMAVALVLMSFVSGQQTKSIEQFLFGSIVTIDEQQIWTLFILTALVVALYIIFRRPLYVLLFDEHTAATAGLPVRGISLFISIITGVAISLIMPITGSLLVSAILVLPAAIAMRLVTSFKTVIWVGTIIALLGMYGGLFASYELGTPPGATITLMFVFLFVLTSVIKAVAKRRRLG, encoded by the coding sequence GTGGAGATGTTTTTCTATGGATTCATGCAGCGGGCATTCCAAGCATCAACATTAATCGCCTTAATTGCGCCGATACTTGGTCTGACACTTATTTTACGCCGACAATCTCTTTTGGCGGATACACTTTCTCACGTTTCACTGGCAGGGATTGCGTTAGGATTCTTAATTGGAGTGAATCCAACACTAACAACTGTTTTAGTGGTTATCTTAGTAGCAATTGGGATTGAATATTTACAAGATGTTTTTCGGGGCTATTCAGAAATTTCAATCGCTATTCTCATGTCAACAGGTATGGCAGTAGCATTGGTACTGATGAGTTTTGTGTCCGGACAACAAACGAAAAGTATTGAACAATTCCTGTTTGGATCAATCGTAACGATTGATGAACAACAAATTTGGACCTTATTCATTTTAACGGCTCTTGTTGTGGCTTTATACATTATTTTCCGTCGCCCGTTATATGTCTTGCTGTTTGATGAACATACAGCGGCAACAGCTGGACTTCCGGTACGCGGGATTTCATTATTTATTTCTATTATTACCGGTGTCGCAATCAGTCTAATCATGCCCATCACCGGGTCATTGCTTGTCTCAGCCATTTTGGTTTTACCAGCGGCAATCGCGATGCGTTTAGTAACGAGTTTCAAAACGGTCATTTGGGTTGGTACAATAATCGCATTACTGGGGATGTACGGCGGACTTTTCGCTTCCTATGAACTGGGAACACCTCCCGGAGCGACCATTACCTTGATGTTTGTGTTCCTATTTGTACTGACAAGTGTGATTAAAGCAGTTGCAAAAAGACGAAGATTAGGATAA
- a CDS encoding L-lactate dehydrogenase, producing the protein MSREDRKFGQKIILIGDGAVGSSYAFALVTQNVGRELGIIDMNVAKTEGDAIDLSDALAYTSPKKIYAATYDDCGDADLVVLTAGAAQKPGETRLDLINKNLKIFKSIVDQVMASGFNGIFLVATNPVDILTYATWKFSGLPASQVIGSGTSLDSARFRQEIAKLVNVDARNVHAYILGEHGDTEFPVWSHANVGGLQMYEWVKQNGTLVDEEALVEAFYSVRDAAYRIIEKKGATYYGIAASLVRITRAIFNDENAILPLSVHLSGEYKQKDVFIGVPAVINREGVRGIIEIPLNEVEQSSMQHSADTLRGVIKDSFAALENE; encoded by the coding sequence ATGTCGAGAGAAGATAGAAAATTTGGTCAAAAAATTATTTTAATTGGTGACGGTGCGGTTGGTTCAAGCTACGCTTTTGCTCTTGTTACACAAAACGTGGGACGTGAGTTAGGGATCATTGATATGAACGTCGCTAAAACGGAAGGTGATGCTATCGATTTATCCGATGCGTTAGCCTATACAAGTCCTAAGAAAATCTATGCGGCTACGTATGATGATTGTGGCGATGCTGATTTAGTCGTCTTAACAGCTGGTGCTGCGCAAAAGCCTGGTGAAACACGTTTAGATTTGATTAATAAAAATTTGAAAATTTTCAAGAGTATTGTTGATCAAGTGATGGCCAGTGGTTTCAACGGTATCTTCTTGGTGGCTACCAACCCTGTTGATATTTTGACGTATGCAACTTGGAAATTTTCCGGTCTGCCAGCGAGCCAAGTTATCGGATCCGGTACTTCTTTAGACAGCGCACGTTTCCGTCAAGAAATTGCGAAACTTGTAAATGTGGATGCCCGTAACGTTCACGCTTATATTTTAGGCGAGCACGGCGATACCGAATTCCCGGTATGGTCACATGCTAACGTGGGTGGTTTACAAATGTATGAATGGGTGAAACAAAATGGTACACTGGTTGATGAAGAAGCTTTAGTCGAAGCTTTCTATTCCGTCCGTGATGCGGCTTACCGTATTATCGAGAAAAAAGGTGCGACTTACTATGGTATCGCGGCTTCACTGGTGCGTATTACACGCGCTATTTTCAACGATGAGAATGCTATTCTACCGCTATCTGTTCACCTATCGGGTGAATATAAACAAAAAGATGTATTCATTGGTGTTCCCGCCGTAATTAATCGCGAAGGTGTCCGTGGTATCATCGAGATTCCATTGAACGAAGTAGAACAAAGCAGTATGCAACATTCAGCTGATACACTCCGCGGCGTTATTAAAGATTCTTTCGCAGCTTTGGAAAATGAATAA
- the pth gene encoding aminoacyl-tRNA hydrolase: MKMIIGLGNPGPKYSDTKHNIGFITLDDWAYHNKLSFDKSKFDALYAEERINGEKVLFVKPMTYMNDSGRAVRPLMDYFGIEIEDIVVVYDDMDMPPGRIRLRQKGSAGGHNGIKSLIQHLGTQDFNRIRIGVGRPAPNMTVVQHVLSPFPKEVHEDILFSVKESVDAIADYIKGDDFLKTMNKFNRKK; encoded by the coding sequence ATGAAAATGATCATTGGATTAGGAAATCCAGGACCGAAATATAGTGATACAAAACATAATATTGGCTTTATCACATTAGATGATTGGGCATACCACAACAAACTGTCATTTGATAAATCGAAATTCGATGCGTTATATGCAGAGGAACGTATAAATGGGGAAAAGGTATTATTTGTAAAACCGATGACCTATATGAATGATTCCGGACGCGCTGTGCGACCGCTGATGGATTATTTTGGTATTGAAATAGAAGATATTGTTGTTGTTTACGACGATATGGATATGCCGCCAGGCCGTATTCGCTTGCGCCAAAAAGGCAGCGCAGGTGGTCATAACGGCATTAAGAGTTTGATTCAACATTTAGGAACACAAGATTTTAACCGCATTCGCATAGGGGTGGGGAGACCGGCACCGAACATGACGGTGGTCCAGCACGTCCTCAGTCCGTTTCCGAAAGAAGTCCACGAAGATATACTCTTTTCTGTAAAAGAGAGTGTGGATGCAATCGCTGATTATATTAAAGGCGATGACTTTTTGAAGACGATGAATAAATTTAATCGCAAGAAATAG